Proteins encoded in a region of the Lycorma delicatula isolate Av1 chromosome 6, ASM4794821v1, whole genome shotgun sequence genome:
- the LOC142327084 gene encoding UDP-GalNAc:beta-1,3-N-acetylgalactosaminyltransferase 2-like isoform X2, which produces MVLIAYNKLTPFIVLVISLVTYFTVNNNYIYFNGVNREKFYSTVEKVSNCSGENSVSGYKGFSFLLNHGIILHYTGIQLNILKKCKNPIRLILVDAITSKKIASSTFIYSNEFNKVNISWKGIKKILLPTGFEGKFFLEGDCAFEENNCANLIVNDKTNIIRFLHVFNGNMTFAYTNHVSMHFGFNFSVRDVNSIHELISKKNEAWTKWRNHKEDIMNQLKNEINLYKDILLLDIIDVYSNLPLKMLNFYRWLNIDNKNYKYILKTDDDVFLDIPKLIKELITNNAKKWDWWSCFRLNWPVQRAGKWRELYLNLSVYPTFPSGAGYVLHYELVKYINKNFKNLPLNIQGEDVAVGLWLNNLNPKINTGKYCQWSCDDNCKRGTCNIIELNISSMYTVWEKYIACNNTICWC; this is translated from the exons ATGGTTTTGATTGCTTATAACAAACTTACCCCTTTTATTGTATTAGTCATTTCGCTTGTGACGTATTTCactgtgaataataattatatttattttaatg gTGTAAACAGAGAAAAATTTTATAGTACAGTTGAAAAAGTGAGTAATTGTTCTGGAGAAAATAGTGTAAGTGGTTATAAAGGGTTTTCTTTTCTACTAAATCATGGCATTATCTTACATTACACTggtattcaattaaatattttgaaaaaatgtaagaacCCAATTAGACTAATTCTTGTAGATGCTATAACCTCAAAGAAAATAGCCTCATCAACATTCATATATAGCAATGAATTTAATAAAG taaatatttcatggaaaggaataaaaaaaatactattaccaACAGGATTTGAAGGGAAATTTTTCTTAGAAGGAGACTGCgcctttgaagaaaataattgtgCAAACTTAATAGtaaatgacaaaacaaatataattagatttttacatgtttttaatggTAATATGACATTTGCTTATACAAATCATGTTTCTATGCATTTTGGATTTAACTTTTCTGTTAGAG ATGTTAATTCTATTcatgaattaatttcaaaaaaaaatgaagcatgGACAAAGTGGAGAAATCATAAAGAAGATATAATGAATcaattaaagaatgaaattaatttatacaaagatattttattattagatattattgaTGTTTATAGTAACCTTCCtttaaaaatgctaaatttttaTCGATG gttaaatattgataacaaaaactacaaatatatattaaaaacagacgATGATGTATTTTTAGATATACCAAAACTTATAAAAGAGCTTATCACAAATAATGCTAAAAAATGGGATTGGTGGAGTTGTTTTCGATTAAACTGGCCTGTACAAAGAGCTGGAAAATGgagagaattatatttaaatttgtctgTATATCCAACTTTTCCATCAGGTGCAGGATATGTTTTGCATtatgaattagtaaaatatataaataaaaattttaaaaatcttccactAAATATTCAAGGTGAAGATGTTGCAGTAGGTTTATGGTTAAATAATTTGAATCCAAAAATTAATACAGGTAAATACTGTCAATGGTCTTGTGATGATAACTGTAAAAGAGGAACCTGCAATATTATAGAATTGAATATTTCATCAATGTACACAGTTTGGGAAAAATATATTGCTTGTAATAATACCATTTGTTGGTGTTAA
- the LOC142327084 gene encoding UDP-GalNAc:beta-1,3-N-acetylgalactosaminyltransferase 2-like isoform X1, which produces MVLIAYNKLTPFIVLVISLVTYFTVNNNYIYFNDNNESQVLFIAITSAQENFEQRNSIRRTWVKLVNNSVIKYNFLIGKKFCPIPPNYRLSNLSCEEWIPLVNNGVNREKFYSTVEKVSNCSGENSVSGYKGFSFLLNHGIILHYTGIQLNILKKCKNPIRLILVDAITSKKIASSTFIYSNEFNKVNISWKGIKKILLPTGFEGKFFLEGDCAFEENNCANLIVNDKTNIIRFLHVFNGNMTFAYTNHVSMHFGFNFSVRDVNSIHELISKKNEAWTKWRNHKEDIMNQLKNEINLYKDILLLDIIDVYSNLPLKMLNFYRWLNIDNKNYKYILKTDDDVFLDIPKLIKELITNNAKKWDWWSCFRLNWPVQRAGKWRELYLNLSVYPTFPSGAGYVLHYELVKYINKNFKNLPLNIQGEDVAVGLWLNNLNPKINTGKYCQWSCDDNCKRGTCNIIELNISSMYTVWEKYIACNNTICWC; this is translated from the exons ATGGTTTTGATTGCTTATAACAAACTTACCCCTTTTATTGTATTAGTCATTTCGCTTGTGACGTATTTCactgtgaataataattatatttattttaatg ataataatgAAAGTCAAGTATTATTTATTGCCATTACAAGTGCACAAGAAAATTTTGAGCAAAGAAATTCAATTAGAAGAACTTGGGTGAAATTAGTTAACAAtagtgtaataaaatacaattttttaattggaaaaaagtttTGCCCAATTCCCCCCAATTACAGATTATCAAATCTTTCCTGTGAAGAATGGATACCATTAGTAAATAATG gTGTAAACAGAGAAAAATTTTATAGTACAGTTGAAAAAGTGAGTAATTGTTCTGGAGAAAATAGTGTAAGTGGTTATAAAGGGTTTTCTTTTCTACTAAATCATGGCATTATCTTACATTACACTggtattcaattaaatattttgaaaaaatgtaagaacCCAATTAGACTAATTCTTGTAGATGCTATAACCTCAAAGAAAATAGCCTCATCAACATTCATATATAGCAATGAATTTAATAAAG taaatatttcatggaaaggaataaaaaaaatactattaccaACAGGATTTGAAGGGAAATTTTTCTTAGAAGGAGACTGCgcctttgaagaaaataattgtgCAAACTTAATAGtaaatgacaaaacaaatataattagatttttacatgtttttaatggTAATATGACATTTGCTTATACAAATCATGTTTCTATGCATTTTGGATTTAACTTTTCTGTTAGAG ATGTTAATTCTATTcatgaattaatttcaaaaaaaaatgaagcatgGACAAAGTGGAGAAATCATAAAGAAGATATAATGAATcaattaaagaatgaaattaatttatacaaagatattttattattagatattattgaTGTTTATAGTAACCTTCCtttaaaaatgctaaatttttaTCGATG gttaaatattgataacaaaaactacaaatatatattaaaaacagacgATGATGTATTTTTAGATATACCAAAACTTATAAAAGAGCTTATCACAAATAATGCTAAAAAATGGGATTGGTGGAGTTGTTTTCGATTAAACTGGCCTGTACAAAGAGCTGGAAAATGgagagaattatatttaaatttgtctgTATATCCAACTTTTCCATCAGGTGCAGGATATGTTTTGCATtatgaattagtaaaatatataaataaaaattttaaaaatcttccactAAATATTCAAGGTGAAGATGTTGCAGTAGGTTTATGGTTAAATAATTTGAATCCAAAAATTAATACAGGTAAATACTGTCAATGGTCTTGTGATGATAACTGTAAAAGAGGAACCTGCAATATTATAGAATTGAATATTTCATCAATGTACACAGTTTGGGAAAAATATATTGCTTGTAATAATACCATTTGTTGGTGTTAA